AATTTCTATACACGTTGGCATATCAGATTACTTCGCCGACACTAAAGACCCCAAATCGATagcaaaattcaaaaaagaaatggatcAACTTCGAGTTAGTTAACAACAAACCCATTCTCGATTATTAAAAAAGAACCCCCACTAAGAATAATCGAGAATAGACAGAGCGTCAAGAACAaaactattttttttcttgcaggcACTACAGAGAGAAGATCTAAAGGGAATACTAGAATTAAAAGACAGCTACGGATAGACCTAAACTATATAACAAAAACACAATCAATAACATTGATACTAATCTAAGAGATAGAGAGTAAAGGAAGAATCGTTGTTCGTGTCTACGAGACTATAATCTAGAGCGCAGTGTAATAATGTGCCGTGGACTCCCTCGTTTTCCCGTCAAACGGAATCTGATCGACGGGCGGAGCCGGCGCGCGACGTTTCTTCACCGACGGAGGCGTAGAACGCGGCGAATCCGAATCGCTTCCGGACGAGGGGACCTTATTCTCTTCGGACCCGGATAGCGACGActtgggcggcggcggcgacggagcgCGACGTTTCTTCATCGGAATCGACTCGGGGAGAGGAAGCGGAGCCATTTCGACGtaggcgtcgacgacgtcggggGAAagcttttcgacgagagtacgttcgacgattttcatgTGAACTTTCGGCGCcggcgaaacggcgacgatggacggcgacgagtgcGCGCGTCGCCACGATTCGATTGGATGAACGGGCGTCACTCGACTGCACCAATCTTTCCACGTTTTGATGTCGACGATGGTTTGATTCAGGGCGTCTTGCCATTGGgatttctcctctttcgatTCGAGCGAGATGAAGTGTTCGTCGCCCGAttgagcggcggcgaggagGAGCGTGTTGTGACGACGCATTGTGAGACGAGGAGCATTGCTAATACTCGtatcctaaaaaaattgataattaaaatataagtattgatttttttgaatacCTCTGTTATTTTGATTGAATGGACGGCCGTCTTTCGACCGATGTCCTCGGGCGAGACCCAACATCGAATGTAGTTCTGACGGAGAACGCACCAGTAGCGAGTCCAAGCCGGAAGTTCACTAATCAttctctaaaagaaaaaaataaatacatatataaacGAATCTCTTACGACGTCATACCTGGACATTAGTGAAGCCGGTGAGTCGTGTTCCCGTAGCGCAATTGGGCTGGACTCTCAAGAGACAGCAGAACTGGCCCCAGAGAGACAGTTGACTGGTTAGGGGTACATAGGAGCTATTGCAAGAGGCGCTTGGACTCGCTCCCACAACCCCAGCTGTTATGGTGTGAGTCTGGACTGTatcgctgacgtcatccagCCTCAAGTGAGAATGACCAACAATAGTGAATTTAGGATCAGATCTAAACgtatcaaaaaaataaaaatgaacaTATCTATACTAATTGAATTTACTGTGCTGGTGAcgatgtgacgtcagcaagaCTCTTTTTATTTCCTTTCTTATCCATAGGCGAGCAATAGAGTTCAATGTGTAGCTTGAAATTGTGGCTGACGTCAGAACTGTATATAACAATAttaaaaaagacgaatttctctcaaatttttaaattacAATGATATTGCGTCCGGGAAAGTGATATCCGTCGTattttttgtgacgtcaacgaggcCCTCCGTCTCTTTGATTTGTCCATCCAACTTGAACAGGCAAAAAACGGTACAATACGTAGGATCTAAAAACAACGTCAAATAAATCACAAAACCgctatttttttattttcccCATACCGGATCCGGTCTTCTGAGTGGCCTTGACTCCCTTTACTTCCAATGGAATCCGGATGTCTAACAACGAGACGAGAAACTAGAGCAACGAACCGCTTCGAGACCGAAATTCTACCTACCCGATATAATGAGCTTCGCTTTGCACGGTTCGAAAGCACCAGAGCCCCTAAAGAGGACCCGGAACCTTGAGAACTTGCCCCTCCCCCCTGGGTTCTTACGATCGTTCCTCCCCTGTTTGCTCGGCGATCATCGTGTCGGCGCGCGTTCGCTGAAGCTTGGCCATGAGCGAGAGAAcgcgcgcgttcgacgtGAGAAGACTCTTCGCCGATTCCATCGACTGGCGAACGTTTTTCGACGCGCGAAGGAGtttcgtcgcgccgtcgcgtATGCGATACTCGTGCTCGATCTCTCGTTCGATATCCATTTCTGCTGCCTGCGTGCGCAAGCGCGAAAGGGCCCCCACtgagtcgttttcgtcgatcgcgacgctATTTGTaccgttttttcgcgttgcGGCGTCTCGTGGCCCATTCGGGatctttttccttcgttAGAGCGGCTTCCGCTTGCATTAGGCGTGTCGGTCGCCGTGGCGGCGGCCCGTCGCTTGCGAGGACTCCAGACGACGCGTCGGGGCTCCATTCTTCGGCAGTGTGTTTCGAACcacgcgcgatcgcgatgCTGATTGGTCGAGCGGTGCGCCCACTTAAGTATGAGGTCATCAACACACGTGACTTATGTACTGCATATAAATAACGCCCCGCCTCGCCTCAACGACTGGGAGCATACAAAAATCATTATAAACGCTTTAGATAACCTCCCAGTTGACTCAGGATAGCTTCGGGATTTTGTTCTGTGTATGATAGACAGAGTTGGCGATCCCTCATGTCACCCCATCCTCCATAGCCAGTATTAGTCATTACTGCAAATGAAGCAGGGGGATTGCTCGACCCAATGAGAGATATTTCTTTAGGAAATAAgttttccaaatttttctGTATAATATCTCGGAAGTGATCAACAGTTGGTTTGGCGTCACATTGAGCACTGTTCTTATGATGAACCCCACTAAAAATATCATCATTTATTGTACTCCAAATACTAGTTCTCACCATTGGCCTATATGAAAAACCTTTGGCGTTTTCACAACCACTACAGACAATGGTCTATTGAGACAGCGCTTTCCCAGACTCTGCAGCGTCCAGTCCCAATTGTAGTCATCAAACTCGCAAAACATCTACATGTACAAAAGACTGTAACAGAGAAAATTCTCTGATTATGAAAAACGACTTTGCTGCATGATTTCAAGCGATTCCACGTTTCCCTATTCATAGCGAAACCCATGTTGTGCTTTCCAGACACCCAAGCTTGAACGtgaatctaattaaaatataaaatGTTACCCAACGCTGTAGCATTATTATTTCTCACTGCTGAGCCTAAAGATCTGAAATCATTCAGCTTATCATAGATACCTAACCCAATGAAATCACACGAAGGACAGGCACTAAAACGCAAGCCAATTTACTACATTCCTATGTATACTCCTCAACTTCAAACCTTGGCTTCATTGAAATCATCTTATTTAGCATATAAACCAAATCTGGAGACACGTAGTGATCTTCCTCGAGAAACACAACGTGTCCAGTAAAATCCTTGGTCAACTTCATCCCGTCAAAAACATGACTAATCTAttacaaaataaaattctaAGATGCAAGTGCATACTACTTATACTTACTTTCCACCACCAATGGTGTTTTGTCATTGTCACCTTCGCTTCTCTATAGTGACCGTATTGATCAGGATGCTCCGCATTTTTACATCTCCTTTGCATAGCCCTTGCAAATGCACAATTATCACATAGAATAGAAAACAGAGCCCATCCTACTGGGCTCTGTTGATATCCCTAGGACAATCAAGTGGATCTTGAGCAGGAAATTGGTCCGGATAGAATTGTATACTGTATGGATAAAATACTTGAACtacctaaagaaaatttctAAAGGGAGAAGGGAAGCTAATAGATACTTGCCCTGCAGAAATCAATTGATCTGACAAGGCTGTTCATTTCCTCTGAATAAAGATCGTGGCTGATTATGACCAGAACTCGATCCACGTCTCGAATCGCTTTCAATGATTCGATTAGATACTTGAAATAGTTGGCCCGGTTGTGAACTTGCACGACTAAAATAATGGCCTCTGGTGACGTTAGGTGATTCGGGAAACGATCTTCATTTAGAACTCGTTCCATTCCATTGATGCTCAAGGCTCTATCCCTAATATTCTCTTCCGATTTCTCCGTTactttcgtttctctcaTGATCTGACGCTCCGTCGCTTTTTGAACAATTTGAGGTTCTTTTTGACTGTGAGGCGTTGACAGTGGCGGCAATCGGGTGTGTGCAGATTGATATGGAgtttcgttcgcttcgttcCCAAGAGTGCGTGTTGTTTCGTGACGATTTCGAATCGATAATAGGACCACGTAGCTCATAGAGGCCAtcagaaagaaagcaaaggcCAATACGCCTTTTCGCCATCGTACAGGACGCATtcgttcgatcgacgcgactGTGATAGCCGTGATAGCCCGGATTGAGAAAGGTCAGGCTGAGAAACATTTAGTACGCACAAAGAACTCAGCgaacaaaacaaaacaaacaCACGCTAAGTAACAGTACTACTGCACTAGGAACTGTCCAGGAAACTCCGGCAGCAACGCCAGGCACTCAGCTGCGCAGGTAAAACCCTCCCAAGAACACACCGTGGATGTAATCGCGATTTATATTGCAGGCTGCTTTTGTCCTGACTGATACTGTATCGCCACCATTCAGTCGCGCAGCAGCACCGGTGTATGTAACCCTGTCGTTGCCGCTAGGACTTGGCTTCCAATAGTGAGCTGCAGCTATGATCTTTCTTTCCGTTCTCAACTCGTATCCACAGTTTCTCTGGGACCCTGTAGGGTCAATCTCAAGCTGAACATACACATAATATATCCCGCTTTTAGGCACGGTAAATCCAATTGAACTGTACAGTACGTTTCCAATAATTATAGTTGGTGAGCCCCAAGTTGTCAACGTTGCTCCTAAAATGAATACTGGTTACTGAAATGATGAGCTCTTTCTTATACCCCTAGGCGGTGTTCCACTGCTGCTGCCAAGAAGATGAACTGCTGGTTCTGTTTGAAAAGGCAGATAAAAAGCGCCAATAAATGATCCAGAGCTAAAGTGATTCACGAAATTACAGCTGTGTGCGGAAGTCATTTGCAGGCGCTCTCCACTGCTCATCTTCACTACAAGTCCGGTGTGCTCAGTTCTGTCATACGAACTTCCTCCATCAGTCTTCATGTGAAGGTAGGACAGTATCTTGCTACCTATTTGCAATTTGAACCCGCAGCGGCTGGTCGACTGAGGATCAAATTGAAGCTGACCAAATACAAAATAGAGTCCACTGGTGCCCGCAGTAATCCCGTAACTGTTGTATGATGCCCCACCTCGGTACATGTTGAACGTATAGCCCCATCGATTCAGGGTATATCCTAAATTATGGATATTAGATAACTAAACGTCTCAGAAACAATACgaaaaaagaattcaaaCTTGTACATACCGGAAGAGTAAGTTCCGCTGTACGATCCGTATGTCATGGCCGTTGAATTGCTGATGTCGGAAAAACTGAAtgtaaaaaaaattagaccaAGAAACGATTCGCCATGATGAAAATTATTCAAGGTGCAAGTAGACTGCATTTGCATTGTAATGTTGTCTCCCTTCTTTAGCGGTCTAATCACTCCGGTGTACTTGGTATGATCCACTGAACCACTCCTTGAGCCGTACGTGTACGATGACGCGACAATCTGTGAATTGACTCGTAGTCCAAAGACACAGCCACTTGAATCGCCACTAGTAGGATCCAGCATAAGTTGACCGTAAATGTAGTACAGTCCATCAGCTGCCACAGTCAAGTTGCTGCCATCAGAAGATAAAGTTATTCCACCGCATAATATGGAAGAGTCTGCTTCGTGTGGCATCCACTTATTTAACACCGTATCTAATCAAACAGCCACAAAAATACACTCATAATCAAGTACAGTTTTGGTCAGTTACTTGAATAGTATCTGCCTGTGTAGCGTCCATAGACATGAGCTACAGGGTTCGCACACGTAGACTGAAGAACGTCCATCTAGTCTCAAGCAATAATAACAGTGACACAATATTTATAGAAAATTACCAAA
The Oscarella lobularis chromosome 3, ooOscLobu1.1, whole genome shotgun sequence DNA segment above includes these coding regions:
- the LOC136185217 gene encoding alpha-1,6-mannosyl-glycoprotein 2-beta-N-acetylglucosaminyltransferase-like isoform X2 codes for the protein MRPVRWRKGVLAFAFFLMASMSYVVLLSIRNRHETTRTLGNEANETPYQSAHTRLPPLSTPHSQKEPQIVQKATERQIMRETKVTEKSEENIRDRALSINGMERVLNEDRFPNHLTSPEAIILVVQVHNRANYFKYLIESLKAIRDVDRVLVIISHDLYSEEMNSLVRSIDFCRVVQVFYPYSIQFYPDQFPAQDPLDCPRDINRAQAMQRRCKNAEHPDQYGHYREAKVTMTKHHWWWKISHVFDGMKLTKDFTGHVVFLEEDHYVSPDLVYMLNKMISMKPSACPSCDFIGLGIYDKLNDFRSLGSIHVQAWVSGKHNMGFAMNRETWNRLKSCSKMFCEFDDYNWDWTLQSLGKRCLNRPLSVVVVKTPKVFHIGQCGVHHKNSAQCDAKPTVDHFRDIIQKNLENLFPKEISLIGSSNPPASFAVMTNTGYGGWGDMRDRQLCLSYTEQNPEAILSQLGGYLKRL
- the LOC136185217 gene encoding alpha-1,6-mannosyl-glycoprotein 2-beta-N-acetylglucosaminyltransferase-like isoform X1 — translated: MRPVRWRKGVLAFAFFLMASMSYVVLLSIRNRHETTRTLGNEANETPYQSAHTRLPPLSTPHSQKEPQIVQKATERQIMRETKVTEKSEENIRDRALSINGMERVLNEDRFPNHLTSPEAIILVVQVHNRANYFKYLIESLKAIRDVDRVLVIISHDLYSEEMNSLVRSIDFCRVVQVFYPYSIQFYPDQFPAQDPLDCPRDINRAQAMQRRCKNAEHPDQYGHYREAKVTMTKHHWWWKISHVFDGMKLTKDFTGHVVFLEEDHYVSPDLVYMLNKMISMKPSACPSCDFIGLGIYDKLNDFRSLGSAIHVQAWVSGKHNMGFAMNRETWNRLKSCSKMFCEFDDYNWDWTLQSLGKRCLNRPLSVVVVKTPKVFHIGQCGVHHKNSAQCDAKPTVDHFRDIIQKNLENLFPKEISLIGSSNPPASFAVMTNTGYGGWGDMRDRQLCLSYTEQNPEAILSQLGGYLKRL
- the LOC136185214 gene encoding uncharacterized protein isoform X1 is translated as MKITSLFLAATSITIAVAEGPYSATLESQFRAVDYSLDRQLGYLRATVSKQSSALCYLMDVLQSTCANPVAHVYGRYTGRYYSNTVLNKWMPHEADSSILCGGITLSSDGSNLTVAADGLYYIYGQLMLDPTSGDSSGCVFGLRVNSQIVASSYTYGSRSGSVDHTKYTGVIRPLKKGDNITMQMQSTCTLNNFHHGESFLGLIFFTFSFSDISNSTAMTYGSYSGTYSSGYTLNRWGYTFNMYRGGASYNSYGITAGTSGLYFVFGQLQFDPQSTSRCGFKLQIGSKILSYLHMKTDGGSSYDRTEHTGLVVKMSSGERLQMTSAHSCNFVNHFSSGSFIGAFYLPFQTEPAVHLLGSSSGTPPRGATLTTWGSPTIIIGNVLYSSIGFTVPKSGIYYVYVQLEIDPTGSQRNCGYELRTERKIIAAAHYWKPSPSGNDRVTYTGAAARLNGGDTVSVRTKAACNINRDYIHGVFLGGFYLRS
- the LOC136185212 gene encoding rhotekin-2-like, with protein sequence MEPRRVVWSPRKRRAAATATDTPNASGSRSNEGKRSRMGHETPQREKTAAEMDIEREIEHEYRIRDGATKLLRASKNVRQSMESAKSLLTSNARVLSLMAKLQRTRADTMIAEQTGEERSGSGAFEPCKAKLIISDIRIPLEVKGVKATQKTGSDPTYCTVFCLFKLDGQIKETEGLVDVTKNTTDITFPDAISFSDVSHNFKLHIELYCSPMDKKGNKKSLADVTSSPAQSDPKFTIVGHSHLRLDDVSDTVQTHTITAGVVGASPSASCNSSYVPLTSQLSLWGQFCCLLRVQPNCATGTRLTGFTNVQRMISELPAWTRYWCVLRQNYIRCWVSPEDIGRKTAVHSIKITEDTSISNAPRLTMRRHNTLLLAAAQSGDEHFISLESKEEKSQWQDALNQTIVDIKTWKDWCSRVTPVHPIESWRRAHSSPSIVAVSPAPKVHMKIVERTLVEKLSPDVVDAYVEMAPLPLPESIPMKKRRAPSPPPPKSSLSGSEENKVPSSGSDSDSPRSTPPSVKKRRAPAPPVDQIPFDGKTRESTAHYYTAL
- the LOC136185214 gene encoding uncharacterized protein isoform X2, whose amino-acid sequence is MDVLQSTCANPVAHVYGRYTGRYYSNTVLNKWMPHEADSSILCGGITLSSDGSNLTVAADGLYYIYGQLMLDPTSGDSSGCVFGLRVNSQIVASSYTYGSRSGSVDHTKYTGVIRPLKKGDNITMQMQSTCTLNNFHHGESFLGLIFFTFSFSDISNSTAMTYGSYSGTYSSGYTLNRWGYTFNMYRGGASYNSYGITAGTSGLYFVFGQLQFDPQSTSRCGFKLQIGSKILSYLHMKTDGGSSYDRTEHTGLVVKMSSGERLQMTSAHSCNFVNHFSSGSFIGAFYLPFQTEPAVHLLGSSSGTPPRGATLTTWGSPTIIIGNVLYSSIGFTVPKSGIYYVYVQLEIDPTGSQRNCGYELRTERKIIAAAHYWKPSPSGNDRVTYTGAAARLNGGDTVSVRTKAACNINRDYIHGVFLGGFYLRS